From Paenibacillus thermoaerophilus, one genomic window encodes:
- a CDS encoding cysteine desulfurase, which translates to MNADIRREFPILNQTVNGHPLVYLDSAASSQKPIRVIEAVKRYYETDNANVHRGVHTLGSRATDAYEGAREKVRAFLNAREAEEIIFLRGTTTGLNLVASSYARANLQKGDEIVLTPMEHHSNLVPWQMAAKATGATLKFIPLQDDGTISLTDVEATITPRTKIVAMTYVSNVLGVVNPVRETAEIAHRNGAVMVVDGAQSTPHMKVDVQALGCDFYAFSGHKMCGPTGIGALYGRRELLERMEPVEFGGEMIDFVGLYESTFKDIPYRFEGGTPIIAGAVGLAAAIDFLTEIGMDVIDAHDRKLAAYAVDVLSGIEGITIYGPGKGQPRTGLVTFNLADVHAHDVATVVDQEGIAIRAGHHCCQPLMKLLNVNATARASFYLYNDEQDIDRLAAALRHTTNFFAGLV; encoded by the coding sequence ATGAACGCAGACATTCGCCGCGAATTTCCCATCCTGAATCAGACGGTTAACGGACATCCGCTTGTTTACCTGGACAGTGCGGCTTCGTCGCAGAAGCCGATCCGGGTCATCGAAGCGGTGAAGCGTTATTACGAGACGGATAACGCCAATGTGCATCGCGGCGTTCATACGCTCGGCTCCCGGGCGACCGACGCTTACGAGGGCGCCCGGGAGAAAGTCCGCGCGTTTCTGAACGCGCGGGAAGCCGAGGAGATCATCTTCCTGCGGGGTACGACGACGGGGCTGAACCTGGTGGCTTCCAGCTATGCCCGGGCCAACCTGCAAAAGGGCGACGAGATTGTGCTCACGCCGATGGAGCACCACAGCAATCTAGTGCCCTGGCAGATGGCCGCGAAAGCGACGGGCGCCACGCTGAAGTTTATCCCGCTGCAGGATGACGGCACGATCTCGCTGACCGATGTCGAGGCGACCATCACGCCCCGCACCAAGATTGTCGCGATGACGTACGTCTCCAATGTGCTCGGCGTCGTCAACCCGGTCCGCGAGACGGCCGAGATCGCCCATCGCAACGGAGCCGTGATGGTCGTGGACGGAGCGCAGAGCACGCCGCATATGAAGGTGGACGTACAGGCGCTCGGATGCGACTTCTATGCCTTCTCCGGGCACAAGATGTGCGGCCCGACCGGCATCGGCGCCCTGTACGGACGCCGGGAACTGCTGGAGCGGATGGAGCCGGTCGAATTCGGCGGCGAGATGATCGACTTCGTCGGGCTGTACGAATCGACATTCAAGGATATCCCGTACCGGTTCGAAGGCGGCACGCCCATCATCGCGGGGGCTGTCGGACTTGCCGCCGCGATCGACTTCCTGACGGAGATCGGCATGGATGTCATCGACGCGCACGACCGCAAACTCGCGGCTTATGCGGTTGACGTGCTGTCCGGGATCGAGGGCATCACGATCTACGGCCCGGGCAAAGGGCAGCCGCGAACCGGACTCGTGACGTTTAATCTGGCGGACGTTCACGCCCACGACGTGGCGACGGTCGTCGATCAGGAAGGCATCGCCATCCGGGCCGGCCACCATTGCTGCCAGCCGCTCATGAAGCTGCTGAATGTGAACGCGACCGCCCGCGCAAGCTTTTATCTGTACAACGACGAGCAGGACATCGACAGGCTGGCTGCCGCTCTTCGCCATACGACGAATTTCTTTGCCGGACTGGTCTGA
- the sufD gene encoding Fe-S cluster assembly protein SufD: MSTQVKLPISRDELEGLAHTRKEPAWLSAGRADAVALAEKLDLPKLEKTRLDRWNLDAYGVYVAPKTVTSAAELPEAIRDLLPSEGQAAGLIVQRNSGAVFRTVSEALAKQGVIFTDLETAARDHEELVKPHLHSVVKTDENRLTALHAALWNGGVFLYVPANVTVELPLQALFYADNASETFAPHVLIVAEANSTVTYVENVLTTGLQAPLVASAVLEVVAKPGATVRIASVNNLEESAIGVSYRRAELANDARVEWTLGELNNGNAVADTATILLGNGSSSDSKGISVGSGSQKMDITTRAVHWGKMTPSEMITRAVMREEATAIINGITKIEKGATGANGQQTEKVLMLSPNARGDANPILLIDEDDVKAGHSASVGQVNPEQVYYLMSRGIPRAEAERLIIYGFLSPVIEDVPLENVRNQLQTLVERKLSR; this comes from the coding sequence ATGAGTACGCAAGTCAAATTGCCGATTAGCCGCGACGAGCTCGAAGGCTTGGCGCACACAAGAAAAGAACCGGCTTGGCTGTCTGCGGGACGTGCGGATGCGGTAGCTCTCGCCGAGAAGCTGGATCTGCCCAAGCTTGAGAAGACGAGGCTCGATCGCTGGAACCTCGACGCATACGGCGTGTACGTCGCGCCGAAGACGGTAACGTCCGCGGCCGAGCTGCCGGAGGCGATCCGGGATCTGCTGCCTTCGGAAGGACAGGCGGCCGGGCTGATCGTACAGCGCAACTCCGGCGCCGTCTTCCGCACGGTCAGCGAGGCGCTCGCCAAGCAGGGCGTCATCTTCACGGATCTGGAGACGGCGGCGCGCGATCACGAGGAATTGGTGAAGCCGCACTTGCATTCGGTCGTGAAAACGGACGAAAACCGTCTGACGGCGCTGCACGCGGCGCTCTGGAACGGCGGCGTCTTCCTCTATGTGCCGGCCAACGTCACCGTCGAGCTGCCGCTCCAAGCGCTCTTTTACGCGGACAACGCGTCCGAGACGTTCGCTCCGCACGTGCTGATCGTGGCCGAAGCGAACAGCACCGTAACGTATGTTGAAAATGTGTTGACCACCGGCCTGCAAGCGCCGCTCGTAGCCAGCGCCGTGCTCGAAGTCGTCGCGAAACCGGGAGCGACCGTGCGGATCGCCTCCGTCAACAATCTGGAGGAATCGGCGATCGGCGTCAGCTACCGCCGCGCGGAGCTCGCGAACGACGCTAGGGTCGAATGGACGCTCGGCGAGCTGAACAACGGCAACGCCGTGGCGGATACGGCGACCATTCTCCTCGGCAACGGATCGTCCTCGGATTCCAAAGGCATCTCCGTCGGCAGCGGATCGCAGAAGATGGATATTACGACCCGCGCCGTTCACTGGGGCAAGATGACGCCGAGCGAAATGATAACCCGCGCGGTCATGCGCGAGGAGGCGACCGCGATCATCAACGGCATCACCAAGATCGAGAAGGGCGCGACCGGCGCCAACGGCCAGCAGACGGAGAAAGTTCTCATGCTGAGCCCGAACGCGCGCGGCGATGCCAACCCGATCCTGCTGATCGACGAAGACGACGTCAAAGCCGGCCACTCGGCCAGCGTCGGCCAGGTGAATCCGGAGCAGGTGTACTACCTGATGTCCCGGGGCATTCCGCGCGCCGAGGCCGAACGTCTGATCATCTACGGATTCCTGTCGCCGGTTATCGAGGACGTTCCGCTGGAGAACGTCCGCAACCAGCTTCAAACGCTCGTTGAGAGGAAATTAAGCCGATGA
- the sufC gene encoding Fe-S cluster assembly ATPase SufC, which translates to MATEFVIDGLRATIENKEILKGVNLKIRGGEVHAIMGPNGTGKSTLASAIMGHPKYEVTGGTITLNGEDVLEMEVDERARAGLFLAMQYPSEITGVTNADFLRSAINARRGEGNEISLIKFIRQMEKAMKELEMNPEFMHRYLNEGFSGGEKKRNEILQMMMLEPSIVILDEIDSGLDIDALKIVAAGVNSMRSEDRGFLIITHYQRLLNYIKPDYVHVMMQGRIVKSGGPELAERLEAEGYDWVKEELGIEDETVGQDQDEFVVPMNTIAPKFN; encoded by the coding sequence ATGGCAACGGAATTTGTCATCGATGGGCTTCGAGCCACGATCGAAAATAAAGAAATTTTGAAGGGCGTCAATCTCAAGATCCGCGGCGGCGAGGTTCACGCCATCATGGGACCGAACGGAACGGGTAAATCGACGCTGGCTTCCGCGATCATGGGCCATCCGAAGTACGAAGTGACCGGCGGCACCATCACGCTGAACGGCGAGGACGTGCTGGAAATGGAAGTGGACGAGCGCGCCCGTGCCGGCCTGTTCCTGGCGATGCAGTACCCGAGCGAGATCACGGGCGTCACCAACGCCGACTTCCTGCGCAGCGCCATCAACGCCCGCCGCGGGGAAGGCAACGAGATCAGCCTGATCAAGTTCATCCGCCAGATGGAGAAAGCGATGAAAGAACTCGAGATGAATCCGGAGTTCATGCATCGTTATCTGAACGAAGGCTTCTCCGGCGGCGAGAAGAAACGGAACGAAATTTTGCAGATGATGATGCTGGAGCCGAGCATCGTCATTCTGGACGAGATCGACTCCGGTCTCGACATCGACGCGCTGAAAATCGTCGCCGCCGGCGTCAATTCGATGCGCAGCGAAGACCGCGGCTTCCTGATCATCACGCACTATCAGCGGCTGCTGAACTACATCAAGCCGGATTACGTGCACGTCATGATGCAAGGCCGCATCGTGAAATCGGGAGGTCCGGAGCTGGCCGAGCGTCTTGAGGCGGAAGGTTACGATTGGGTGAAAGAGGAACTGGGCATCGAAGACGAGACCGTGGGTCAGGATCAAGACGAGTTCGTCGTTCCCATGAACACGATTGCGCCCAAGTTCAACTGA
- a CDS encoding DUF1802 family protein has protein sequence MTKQELASTGTVALKEWASAVEALAEGRQIILMRKGGIVEETRDFRLESPSFALYPTYEHQRAHLLKPEHRELVERTIGLGSPGGDVRLTLRAEVTDDLEVADQETLDKLRGFHIWTDDFAAERLKWKRTKPLHVLLVRAYRLPEPVDIPYSDAYGGCKSWVRLERAVSLDAGEPVLDDRNYQAARDAILQALRS, from the coding sequence ATGACGAAGCAGGAGCTTGCGTCGACGGGGACGGTGGCCCTCAAGGAATGGGCGTCCGCGGTTGAAGCGCTGGCGGAAGGACGGCAGATTATTCTAATGAGAAAAGGCGGCATTGTCGAGGAGACGCGAGATTTCCGGCTGGAAAGCCCGTCCTTCGCGCTGTATCCGACTTACGAGCACCAGCGGGCCCATCTGCTCAAGCCCGAGCACCGGGAACTGGTCGAACGGACGATCGGACTCGGCTCGCCGGGAGGCGACGTTCGCCTGACCTTGCGGGCGGAAGTAACCGACGATCTCGAGGTGGCGGACCAGGAGACGCTAGACAAGCTGCGCGGCTTTCATATCTGGACGGACGACTTCGCCGCGGAGCGCCTCAAGTGGAAGCGGACCAAGCCGCTGCATGTGCTGCTGGTGCGGGCGTACCGCCTGCCGGAGCCGGTCGATATTCCGTATTCGGACGCTTACGGCGGCTGCAAATCGTGGGTGAGGCTGGAACGCGCCGTCAGCTTGGACGCGGGCGAGCCGGTGTTGGACGACCGGAACTACCAAGCCGCGCGGGATGCGATTCTCCAGGCTTTGCGGAGCTGA
- the mtnK gene encoding S-methyl-5-thioribose kinase encodes MTYHAFTEADAIAYAKKKGLFPEAAQVDSREIGDGNLNLVFHLTDRDTGKSVIFKQALPYAKVVGESWPLTLDRARIESEALIIQGKLCPGLVPEVYANEPELALTVMEDLSDHVIMRKGLIERTHYPKFADDISTFLARTLFFTSDLGMNQQDKKLQQGRFINPELCKITEDLIFDDPYTDSPNNSFDEHLRAEVEALWRDEQLHFEVAILREGFLTRTQALLHGDLHTGSIFVKPDSTKVIDPEFAYYGPMGFDVGAVIANLLLNYAGQEHWSRTAEERADYRAYLLETIEQIWTGFEAKFRALWNEHGVDRMSRTPGYQDYYMKRLLQDTIGYAGCKMIRRVHGLAHVADIDRIEDPAVRKRAQVIALTIGSALVKGNRSAESIRFVIDEAVKGAQQ; translated from the coding sequence ATGACCTATCATGCGTTTACCGAAGCCGACGCGATCGCCTATGCGAAGAAAAAAGGCTTGTTCCCCGAAGCCGCGCAAGTCGACTCTCGCGAGATCGGCGACGGCAATCTGAACCTCGTGTTCCACCTGACCGACCGGGATACCGGCAAAAGCGTCATCTTCAAGCAAGCGCTGCCTTACGCCAAGGTTGTCGGCGAGTCGTGGCCGCTGACGCTGGACCGCGCCAGAATCGAGAGCGAAGCCCTGATCATTCAAGGCAAGCTTTGCCCGGGGCTTGTTCCCGAAGTATACGCCAACGAGCCCGAGCTGGCCTTGACGGTGATGGAAGATTTGAGCGACCACGTCATTATGCGCAAAGGATTGATCGAGCGCACCCATTATCCGAAATTCGCCGACGATATTTCGACCTTCCTGGCCCGCACCCTGTTCTTCACCTCGGACTTGGGGATGAACCAGCAGGACAAGAAGTTGCAGCAAGGACGCTTCATTAATCCCGAGTTGTGCAAAATCACGGAAGACCTGATCTTCGACGACCCGTATACGGATTCGCCGAACAACAGCTTCGACGAGCACCTGCGCGCGGAGGTCGAGGCGCTGTGGCGCGACGAACAGTTGCATTTCGAAGTCGCGATTCTGCGCGAAGGGTTCCTGACCCGCACCCAGGCGCTGCTGCACGGCGATCTGCATACCGGCAGCATCTTCGTCAAGCCCGACTCGACGAAGGTGATCGATCCCGAGTTCGCCTATTACGGGCCGATGGGCTTCGACGTCGGCGCGGTCATCGCCAATCTCCTGCTGAACTATGCCGGCCAGGAGCATTGGAGCCGCACGGCCGAGGAACGGGCGGACTACCGCGCCTACTTGCTGGAGACGATCGAGCAGATCTGGACCGGCTTCGAAGCCAAGTTCCGCGCCTTGTGGAACGAGCACGGGGTCGACCGCATGTCCCGCACGCCGGGCTACCAAGACTACTACATGAAACGGCTTTTGCAGGATACAATCGGTTACGCCGGCTGCAAAATGATTCGCCGCGTGCACGGTCTCGCCCATGTCGCCGACATCGACCGGATCGAAGACCCGGCCGTGCGCAAGCGCGCCCAAGTTATCGCGCTGACGATCGGCTCGGCTCTGGTGAAAGGCAACCGCAGCGCCGAATCGATCCGGTTCGTGATCGACGAAGCCGTTAAGGGAGCGCAGCAATGA
- the mtnA gene encoding S-methyl-5-thioribose-1-phosphate isomerase, protein MSEARKTQAAAIDTSDWLQSVRWDGDKLMMLDQRLLPEEVVYLELRTPEDVWEGIRELKVRGAPAIGISAAYGVALGANAWRQPDGASAAEARGALLEEVRRIADYLATSRPTAVNLFWALDRMKATAEKLAADEALDAEGMKAGLLEEAHRIQAEDEQVCRQIGENALDLLHDGMGLLTHCNAGGLATARYGTALAPMYLARERGWNFKVFADETRPVLQGARLTAFELQRAGIDVTLICDNMAAMVMSKGWVQAVIVGTDRVAANGDVANKIGTYGLAVLAKAHGIPFYVACPLSTIDLNTPTGGDIPIEERHEKEITEGFGKRTAPAGVKVFNPAFDVTPNEYVTAIITEKGIVRAPYSETLPKLFES, encoded by the coding sequence ATGAGCGAAGCTAGAAAAACGCAAGCCGCCGCCATCGACACGTCGGACTGGCTGCAGTCCGTCCGTTGGGACGGCGACAAATTGATGATGTTGGACCAGCGCCTGCTGCCGGAGGAGGTCGTCTATCTCGAGCTTCGCACGCCCGAGGACGTATGGGAGGGCATCCGCGAGCTCAAGGTTCGCGGAGCGCCCGCAATCGGCATATCCGCGGCGTACGGCGTCGCGCTGGGGGCGAACGCTTGGCGTCAGCCAGACGGGGCGAGCGCGGCCGAAGCGCGCGGCGCGCTGCTGGAGGAAGTCCGGCGGATCGCGGACTACCTGGCCACGTCCCGTCCGACGGCCGTCAACCTGTTCTGGGCGCTGGACCGGATGAAAGCAACGGCCGAGAAGCTCGCGGCCGACGAGGCGTTGGACGCCGAGGGCATGAAGGCCGGCCTGCTTGAGGAAGCCCATCGCATTCAAGCGGAGGACGAGCAGGTCTGCCGCCAGATCGGCGAGAACGCGCTTGATCTGCTGCACGACGGCATGGGCCTGCTCACGCACTGCAACGCGGGCGGACTCGCGACGGCCCGCTACGGCACCGCGCTCGCGCCGATGTATCTCGCCCGCGAGCGCGGCTGGAACTTCAAGGTATTCGCCGACGAGACGCGTCCGGTTCTGCAAGGCGCGCGGCTGACCGCCTTCGAGCTGCAGCGCGCCGGCATCGACGTGACGCTGATCTGCGACAACATGGCCGCGATGGTGATGTCCAAAGGCTGGGTGCAAGCTGTCATCGTGGGAACGGACCGCGTGGCCGCCAACGGCGACGTGGCCAACAAGATCGGCACGTACGGGCTCGCCGTGCTGGCCAAAGCCCACGGCATTCCGTTCTACGTCGCTTGCCCGCTGTCGACGATCGACCTGAACACCCCGACAGGCGGGGACATTCCGATCGAAGAGCGCCATGAGAAGGAAATCACCGAAGGCTTCGGGAAGCGCACCGCCCCGGCGGGCGTCAAAGTGTTTAACCCCGCCTTCGACGTGACGCCCAACGAATACGTCACCGCCATCATTACCGAAAAAGGCATCGTGCGCGCCCCCTACTCGGAGACGCTGCCGAAGCTGTTCGAATCCTGA
- a CDS encoding sensor histidine kinase yields the protein MMVDGFKDMLLNLLFIIAPLFLYHLLQSGYRPKRFWYYALLLMLPACSAVLCMSFPLYIAPGYFFSMAGVPFILAFLYGGVPGGAATCVVSLAYRFWLGREGFWLMLGTVGLTLMLLLGILPLFRNMSSNLKIAVVGICAIAYRSILAFVNFALEPDLFYSMLDDGSFMQLSVVMTAVSLLSAYVIELIHRQSNSREAEMNTEKLKMISELAASVSHEVRNPLTVTQGFIQLLRQPGIDPEKQERYLQLALEELRRAQSIITDFLSFAKPQMEHIELIEIEGEMQYVIGVMYPYALMQNVLIQYEPSAGSYWIKGDRQKLRQCLINLMKNSVEAMPDGGTLFLRVQAVESYVQLRIEDTGIGMDDEQLKRLGKPYYSTKDKGTGLGTMVVFRIIEAMGGSVSVQSEKGRGTVFTILLPLDKSDPAISLKSPASRA from the coding sequence ATGATGGTAGATGGATTCAAAGATATGCTGCTTAATCTGCTGTTCATTATAGCTCCTCTGTTTTTATATCATCTCCTGCAATCGGGATATCGCCCCAAACGCTTCTGGTATTACGCGCTGCTGCTCATGCTTCCGGCCTGCTCCGCGGTCCTCTGCATGAGCTTCCCGCTTTATATCGCGCCGGGATACTTTTTTTCGATGGCCGGCGTTCCGTTTATCTTGGCCTTTCTGTACGGTGGGGTTCCCGGAGGCGCGGCGACCTGCGTCGTCAGCCTGGCTTACCGGTTCTGGCTCGGCCGCGAAGGGTTTTGGCTCATGCTCGGCACGGTCGGACTGACATTGATGCTGCTGCTTGGCATCCTGCCCTTGTTCCGGAATATGTCTTCCAATCTGAAGATCGCCGTCGTGGGGATATGCGCAATCGCTTACCGGAGCATTTTGGCGTTCGTCAACTTCGCGCTGGAGCCGGATCTGTTTTATTCGATGCTGGACGACGGGAGCTTCATGCAGTTGTCCGTCGTCATGACGGCGGTCTCCCTCTTGTCCGCGTATGTCATCGAATTGATCCATCGGCAATCCAATAGCCGCGAAGCGGAGATGAATACGGAGAAGCTTAAAATGATCAGCGAACTGGCCGCCAGCGTGTCGCACGAGGTGCGGAATCCGTTGACGGTGACCCAAGGGTTTATTCAACTGCTGCGGCAGCCCGGAATCGACCCGGAAAAGCAGGAGCGGTATCTTCAGCTTGCGCTTGAGGAGCTGCGCCGGGCGCAAAGCATCATCACCGATTTTTTGTCGTTCGCCAAGCCCCAGATGGAGCATATCGAACTGATCGAGATCGAAGGCGAGATGCAGTACGTCATCGGCGTCATGTATCCTTATGCGCTTATGCAGAACGTATTGATCCAGTACGAGCCTTCGGCCGGGTCCTACTGGATCAAGGGCGACAGGCAGAAGCTGCGGCAATGCTTGATCAATCTGATGAAAAACAGCGTCGAAGCGATGCCGGACGGCGGCACGCTGTTTCTCCGCGTCCAGGCGGTGGAATCGTATGTCCAACTCCGGATCGAGGACACCGGGATCGGCATGGACGACGAGCAGTTGAAACGGCTGGGCAAGCCTTATTATTCCACCAAGGATAAAGGCACCGGACTCGGCACGATGGTCGTCTTCCGCATCATCGAGGCGATGGGCGGCTCCGTATCCGTGCAAAGCGAAAAGGGAAGAGGAACCGTCTTCACGATTCTTCTTCCCTTGGACAAATCCGATCCGGCGATCAGCTTGAAGAGTCCGGCTTCTCGCGCTTGA
- a CDS encoding trimeric intracellular cation channel family protein: MDAWAAEMYLLVTKFDMFELFSIIGTIAFAVSGAVVAMEEDYDIFGVFILGLVTAFGGGIVRNLLIGVPVTTLWEQGMLLKIAMLSMLLAFLLPTVWINRWKNWEAFFDAIGLAAFAIQGALYAAEMNHPISATIVAAVLTGSGGGIIRDLLAGRKPLVLRDEIYAVWAMLAGACIWMGWAETPAQLLVLFMIVVTLRMLSVYFKWRLPRRSLKREKPDSSS, translated from the coding sequence ATGGACGCTTGGGCGGCGGAAATGTACCTGCTGGTCACGAAGTTCGATATGTTCGAGCTGTTCAGCATTATCGGCACGATCGCGTTTGCCGTGAGCGGCGCGGTTGTGGCGATGGAAGAGGATTACGACATTTTCGGTGTGTTTATTCTGGGCTTGGTGACGGCGTTCGGCGGGGGGATCGTTCGCAATCTGCTGATCGGGGTGCCGGTGACGACGCTGTGGGAGCAGGGGATGCTGCTGAAGATTGCGATGCTGTCGATGCTGCTGGCCTTTTTGCTGCCGACCGTTTGGATCAACCGGTGGAAGAACTGGGAAGCGTTTTTCGACGCGATCGGCTTGGCCGCGTTTGCCATCCAGGGCGCCTTGTACGCCGCCGAGATGAACCATCCGATCAGCGCGACCATCGTGGCTGCGGTGCTTACGGGGAGCGGCGGGGGCATCATCCGCGACCTGCTGGCGGGACGCAAGCCGCTGGTGCTCCGCGACGAGATTTACGCCGTATGGGCGATGCTCGCCGGCGCCTGTATCTGGATGGGATGGGCCGAGACGCCGGCGCAACTGCTCGTCCTCTTTATGATTGTGGTAACGTTGCGGATGTTATCCGTGTACTTCAAGTGGCGGCTGCCGCGGCGATCGCTCAAGCGCGAGAAGCCGGACTCTTCAAGCTGA
- a CDS encoding YunC family protein — MMRMVPIEVDGHTAIGVEVLLPKTTLLAVTTDNGYIMCGALDIGLLNEKLADRRIIAGRAVGVRTLEQLMDAPLESVTHEAAAIGMLPGITGREAIRLLFRHFS; from the coding sequence ATGATGCGGATGGTGCCGATTGAAGTGGATGGGCATACCGCGATCGGGGTGGAAGTTCTGTTGCCCAAAACGACGCTGCTGGCGGTAACGACGGATAACGGTTATATCATGTGCGGGGCGCTGGATATCGGACTGTTGAACGAGAAGCTGGCGGACCGGCGGATTATTGCCGGAAGAGCCGTGGGGGTTCGCACGCTGGAGCAGTTGATGGATGCGCCCCTGGAATCGGTTACGCACGAAGCGGCCGCCATAGGCATGCTGCCCGGCATCACGGGGAGAGAGGCGATTCGCCTGCTTTTTCGACATTTTTCGTGA
- a CDS encoding carbohydrate ABC transporter permease gives MQHAVRTGTAKRSVSGGVGRKPWAEAVKNILLTLYALVTLYPLIWLFISAFKTNDEFFDKPFGLPAEWRFENMKRAWEVSDMGTSLVNSLIVTIAALILTVLLGALAAYVLARFQFRLRAPATGLFVLGMLIPIHSTLVPLFIILKKIGLYDTYWALILPYTAIELPIAIFVTAAFLGTIPREIEEAALIDGTGYWGIFGRIMLPLAAPALATVSILAFLRFWNDFAFALVFISKPALKTVPLSLSVFANGYSTDYKLTMAAMVIAVIPTIVAFLLFQEKIMKGMTAGAVKG, from the coding sequence ATGCAGCACGCCGTCCGCACGGGCACCGCCAAACGCTCCGTCTCCGGCGGGGTCGGCCGGAAGCCTTGGGCTGAAGCCGTTAAAAACATCTTGCTGACCCTATACGCGCTTGTCACGCTATATCCGCTGATCTGGCTGTTCATCAGCGCGTTCAAGACGAACGACGAATTTTTCGATAAACCGTTCGGCCTGCCGGCGGAATGGCGGTTCGAAAATATGAAACGCGCCTGGGAAGTGTCCGACATGGGCACGTCTCTGGTCAACTCGTTAATCGTGACGATAGCCGCCCTGATCCTTACGGTGCTGCTGGGAGCGCTCGCCGCTTACGTGCTGGCACGATTCCAGTTCCGCCTGCGCGCGCCGGCCACCGGCCTGTTCGTTCTCGGCATGCTGATCCCGATTCACAGCACCCTGGTGCCGTTGTTTATCATCCTGAAAAAAATCGGGTTGTACGATACGTATTGGGCGCTGATCCTGCCTTATACGGCTATTGAGCTTCCGATCGCGATCTTCGTCACGGCGGCATTCCTGGGAACGATCCCGCGGGAGATCGAAGAAGCAGCGCTGATCGACGGAACGGGCTACTGGGGAATCTTCGGCCGCATCATGCTGCCTCTGGCCGCGCCCGCGCTGGCGACCGTCTCGATTCTCGCGTTTTTGCGGTTTTGGAACGACTTCGCTTTCGCGCTGGTCTTCATCAGCAAGCCGGCGCTGAAGACGGTCCCGCTCAGCTTGTCGGTATTCGCGAACGGGTACTCCACCGACTACAAGCTGACGATGGCCGCTATGGTGATCGCGGTTATCCCGACGATCGTCGCGTTCCTGCTGTTCCAGGAGAAGATTATGAAAGGCATGACCGCCGGAGCGGTCAAAGGATAA
- a CDS encoding carbohydrate ABC transporter permease → MTEAARKRAFIAIGLLPALLLFVFFVIVPIFWSAYFGFFDWKGIGEMKFIGLANYAEALSDPLFYKAFKNNMIVVAASVFGQVPIALVLALVLTKSTMFQRFIRASVFMPMVLSSVVIGIIWGYIYHPQIGILNFLLDSVGLGSLKQQWLSDPRISMYALMVPLIWNFIGPYMVMFIAALQSISPEIHDAARIDGVSPMRKLFSIEMPMIWDTIKVAVVLCISGSLKAFDLIYVMTGGGPAHSTELLATYMYNNTFNVFRYGYGSAVSTAIVIISLVLVAGSQYLMKRKD, encoded by the coding sequence ATGACGGAAGCGGCGAGAAAGCGGGCGTTTATTGCGATCGGTCTTCTTCCCGCTTTGCTGCTGTTTGTTTTTTTCGTCATCGTTCCGATCTTCTGGTCGGCCTATTTCGGCTTTTTCGACTGGAAGGGCATCGGCGAGATGAAATTCATCGGACTCGCCAACTATGCGGAGGCGCTCAGCGACCCGCTGTTCTATAAAGCGTTCAAAAACAACATGATCGTGGTGGCGGCTTCCGTCTTCGGGCAGGTGCCCATCGCGCTGGTGCTTGCGCTGGTGCTGACGAAATCGACCATGTTCCAGCGGTTTATCCGCGCCTCGGTGTTTATGCCGATGGTGCTGTCCTCGGTCGTCATCGGTATCATCTGGGGATACATCTATCATCCGCAAATCGGGATTTTGAATTTCTTGCTCGACAGCGTCGGACTGGGGTCGCTTAAGCAGCAGTGGCTGTCGGATCCGAGAATTTCAATGTATGCCCTGATGGTTCCGCTTATCTGGAATTTTATCGGCCCTTATATGGTGATGTTTATCGCCGCTCTCCAGTCCATCTCTCCGGAGATTCACGACGCGGCCCGCATCGACGGCGTCAGCCCGATGCGCAAGCTGTTCTCCATCGAGATGCCGATGATCTGGGACACGATCAAGGTGGCGGTCGTCCTGTGCATCTCCGGTTCGCTCAAGGCGTTCGACCTGATCTACGTCATGACGGGCGGCGGCCCGGCGCACTCGACGGAGCTTCTCGCCACCTATATGTACAACAACACGTTTAATGTCTTCCGGTACGGATACGGCAGCGCCGTCTCGACGGCGATCGTCATCATCAGCCTTGTGCTGGTCGCGGGCAGCCAATATCTGATGAAGCGTAAAGACTAA